In the Clostridium sporogenes genome, one interval contains:
- a CDS encoding pyridoxamine kinase: protein MKVDTKKVAAIHDISGYGRASLTTVIPIISLMGAQVCPIPTAVLSTHTGGFGSAKIIDLTDNLQEYVNHWESLNLDFNCIYSGYLGSVHQINIISNFIKYFKKKDTLVVIDPVMGDDCELYSAIDYKMVHKMREFIKLAYVITPNYTEACYLLNKDCSKCKISEKEIKDMLVSLGDIGPENVIITSVPLYDNVIATASYNKANKEFYIAKTDKLNVNYPGTGDAFTSVIVGSLLKGEDIKTAVDKAVDFIKYGIEISLKYDYNQREGILLEKALKKLI from the coding sequence ATGAAAGTAGATACAAAAAAAGTAGCAGCTATACATGATATATCTGGTTATGGTAGAGCATCATTAACTACAGTAATACCTATAATATCTCTTATGGGTGCACAGGTATGCCCAATTCCCACAGCAGTTTTATCTACTCATACAGGTGGTTTTGGTAGTGCGAAAATAATAGATTTAACAGATAATTTACAAGAATATGTAAATCATTGGGAAAGCTTAAATTTAGATTTTAATTGTATATATAGTGGGTATTTAGGATCAGTACATCAAATAAATATAATATCAAATTTTATAAAATATTTTAAAAAGAAAGATACATTAGTAGTTATAGATCCAGTAATGGGAGATGATTGTGAACTTTATTCTGCCATAGATTATAAAATGGTACATAAAATGAGAGAGTTTATAAAGTTAGCTTATGTTATAACACCTAATTATACTGAAGCTTGTTATCTTTTAAATAAAGATTGTTCTAAATGTAAAATTTCTGAAAAAGAAATTAAAGATATGCTTGTAAGCTTAGGTGATATAGGACCAGAAAATGTTATAATCACTAGTGTTCCTTTATATGATAATGTAATAGCTACAGCTTCATACAATAAAGCAAATAAAGAATTCTATATAGCAAAAACAGATAAGCTAAATGTAAATTATCCTGGTACAGGAGATGCTTTTACTAGTGTAATTGTGGGGAGCTTATTAAAAGGTGAAGACATAAAAACTGCTGTAGATAAGGCTGTTGATTTTATAAAGTATGGTATAGAAATAAGTTTGAAATATGATTACAATCAAAGGGAAGGAATTTTGTTAGAAAAAGCTTTGAAAAAGTTAATTTAG
- a CDS encoding tetratricopeptide repeat protein translates to MSKSKKNIIISAVIILLITLGSFACYKYTKYKDYKALLNKAEAYMEIENYDKAIENYEKTLDYKNNKDALDKINLAKEIKESKANYEKAMELYNKKDYITAMEFFKKVSKRDSKRFNLAQDKIKECIKIYINENLDKAKALAKEKKYKEAHVYLDKILSIDKENTVAKNLKDQYIKEEKELQETQKAEENKRIEEEQKRQTEEKNKTKEESENSQAKVTTKKKAEEIVKNKVGTGNNNIKAICEGERIREGVSYYMVHVYEVVEDHTATMGWYYVKKDNGQVFLWDLASDILKPL, encoded by the coding sequence ATGAGTAAATCTAAGAAGAATATTATAATAAGCGCTGTTATAATACTTTTAATTACACTAGGGAGCTTTGCATGTTATAAGTATACAAAATATAAAGATTATAAAGCTTTATTAAATAAGGCTGAAGCTTATATGGAGATAGAAAATTATGATAAGGCTATAGAAAATTATGAAAAGACTTTAGATTATAAAAATAATAAAGATGCTTTGGATAAAATAAATTTAGCTAAAGAAATAAAAGAATCTAAAGCAAATTATGAAAAAGCTATGGAATTATATAATAAAAAAGATTATATAACTGCTATGGAATTTTTTAAGAAAGTATCTAAAAGAGATAGCAAAAGGTTTAATTTAGCCCAAGATAAAATAAAGGAATGTATAAAGATTTATATAAATGAAAATTTAGATAAAGCAAAGGCTTTAGCAAAAGAGAAAAAATATAAAGAAGCTCATGTATACTTAGATAAAATATTATCTATAGATAAAGAAAATACAGTGGCTAAAAATTTAAAAGATCAGTATATAAAAGAAGAAAAAGAATTACAAGAAACTCAAAAAGCAGAAGAGAATAAAAGAATAGAAGAAGAGCAAAAAAGACAGACCGAAGAAAAAAATAAAACAAAAGAAGAAAGCGAAAATTCACAAGCAAAGGTAACTACAAAAAAGAAGGCAGAGGAAATAGTAAAAAATAAGGTGGGGACTGGTAATAATAATATTAAAGCTATCTGTGAAGGAGAAAGAATAAGAGAAGGAGTATCCTATTATATGGTCCATGTATATGAAGTTGTTGAAGATCATACAGCAACAATGGGGTGGTATTATGTAAAGAAGGATAACGGACAAGTTTTTTTATGGGATTTAGCATCTGACATATTAAAACCACTCTAA